One region of Dysidea avara chromosome 1, odDysAvar1.4, whole genome shotgun sequence genomic DNA includes:
- the LOC136267807 gene encoding uncharacterized protein: MLDSRFCRERDIHKTSRLTKAELDRIVTAAVSEVGPVYGHRTLTRVLASEGLKAGEKRVGESLKIVSPLYSQACRHSVARMTNPGTYQADYFGQKLHIDQNEKNVMFRAMHICAVEGFSRKIVAFTTMPIKTTTLFTRECIYRQIICHYGMWDQLRVDQGK, translated from the exons ATGTTGGATTCAAG ATTTTGTCGTGAAAGAGACATACACAAGACAAGCAGGCTCACAAAAGCTGAATTAGATAGGATTGTAACCGCTGCTGTCAGTGAG GTGGGTCCAGTGTATGGACATCGAACATTGACTAGGGTATTGGCATCCGAAGGACTCAAAGCTGGAGAGAAGAGAGTAGGGGAGTCTCTGAAGATTGTTTCGCCTCTGTACTCTCAAGCCTGCCGACACTCTGTTGCTCGGATGACAAACCCTGGAACCTACCAGGCAGAttattttggtcagaaactgcACATCGACCAAAACGAGAAGAACGTGATGTTCAGAGCAATGCACATATGTGCAGTTGAAGGATTTAGCCGTAAAATTGTGGCATTTACTACTATGCCAATCAAAACAACTACACTGTTTACGAGAGAGTGTATATACAG aCAGATCATCTGCCACTATGGAATGTGGGATCAACTCAGGGTTGATCAGGGGAAGTAG
- the LOC136267828 gene encoding uncharacterized protein isoform X2: MSLVLRPMFQVSVLSVMNFSYQLSLYTSDMNLQVSLLRCIRHSVDGFEQVSSVDCSGIKGVNFQCLLDCVFRYRNKCFWCCDRCSRSQYCHADIQEIITIVGTIFSQVLM; this comes from the exons atgtctttggtgttgcgaccgatgttccag gtctcggtattgagtgtcatgaatttcag ttatcaattatcactgtatactagtgatatgaatttgcaggtcagtctactcagatgtatcaggcatagtgttgatgggttcgaacaagtatccagtgtagactgtagtggcatcaagggtgttaatttccag tgcctgctggattgtgtcttcagatatcgaaacaagtgtttttggtgttgcgaccgatgttccag gtctcagtattgtcatgctgacatacaagaaatcatcactattgttggaactatttttagtcaagtcttgatgtga
- the LOC136267828 gene encoding uncharacterized protein isoform X1 gives MNFSACWIVSSDIETDVFGVATDVPGLGIECHEFQVSLLRCIRHSVDGFEQVSSVDCSGIKGVNFQCLLDCVFRYRNKCFWCCDRCSRSQYCHADIQEIITIVGTIFSQVLM, from the exons atgaatttcag tgcctgctggattgtttcgtcagatatcgaaacagatgtctttggtgttgcgaccgatgttccag gtctcggtattgagtgtcatgaatttcag gtcagtctactcagatgtatcaggcatagtgttgatgggttcgaacaagtatccagtgtagactgtagtggcatcaagggtgttaatttccag tgcctgctggattgtgtcttcagatatcgaaacaagtgtttttggtgttgcgaccgatgttccag gtctcagtattgtcatgctgacatacaagaaatcatcactattgttggaactatttttagtcaagtcttgatgtga